From Aspergillus chevalieri M1 DNA, chromosome 4, nearly complete sequence, a single genomic window includes:
- a CDS encoding putative mitochondrial inner membrane protease subunit 1 (COG:O;~EggNog:ENOG410PKYK;~InterPro:IPR036286,IPR019533,IPR000223;~MEROPS:MER0000597;~TransMembrane:1 (i20-38o);~go_component: GO:0016020 - membrane [Evidence IEA];~go_function: GO:0008236 - serine-type peptidase activity [Evidence IEA];~go_process: GO:0006508 - proteolysis [Evidence IEA]): protein MDHFIRSTMRRSTPGGAFRLVLDGVGLFCACTLIWEHLVTVQLSEGPSMYPTFSPRGDYLLISRWHKHGRGIAVGDVVRFYHPSFLGVNGAKRVLGMPGDFVCKDPAFSTEAGMDKEMIQVPEGHVYLAGDNLPWSRDSRNYGPVPLGLVNGKIIARVWPLSKMQWVRNPMQLTELSDE, encoded by the exons ATGGACCACTTCATCCGCTCAACTATGCGCCGCTCAACTCCCGGCGGCGCCTTTCGCCTCGTTCTCGATGGCGTCGGCCTCTTCTGCGCCTGCACCCTAATCTGGGAGCATCTGGTCACCGTGCAGCTTAGCGAGGGCCCCTCGATGTACCCCACGTTCAGTCCCCGGGGCGACTATCTACTTATTTCCCGCTGGCACAAGCATGGACGCGGGATTGCGGTGGGTGATGTGGTGCGGTTCTACCACCCTTCGTTTCTAGGCGTGAATGGGGCTAAGAGGGTGCTTGGGATGCCGGGGGATTTTGTCTGTAAGGATCCAGCGTTTAGTACGGAGGCTGGAATGGATAAGGAGATGATTCAA GTCCCCGAAGGTCATGTCTATCTCGCTGGTGATAACCTGCCCTGGTCGAGAGATTCGAGGAACTATGGCCCTGTTCCGTTGGGTCTTGTGAATGGAAAGATCATTGCACGCGTCTGGCCATTGTCGAAAATGCAATGGGTGCGGAATCCAATGCAACTGACTGAATTGTCTGACGAGTGA